The following coding sequences are from one Eptesicus fuscus isolate TK198812 chromosome 7, DD_ASM_mEF_20220401, whole genome shotgun sequence window:
- the LOC103288864 gene encoding protein FAM50A — translation MAQYKGAASEAGRAMHLMKKREKQREQMEQMKQRIAEENIMKSNIDKKFSAHYDAVEAELKSSTVGLVTLNDMKAKQEALVKEREKQLAKKEQSKELQLKLEKLREKERKKEAKRKISCLSFTVGEEEEVSEEQEEVALDEEELEREEIATKKRKLGKNPDVDTSFLPDRDREEEENRLREELRQEWEAKQEKIKSEEIEITFSYWDGSGHRRTVKMKKGNTMQQFLQKALEILRKDFSELRSAGVEQLMYIKEDLIIPHHHSFYDFIVTKARGKSGPLFNFDVHDDVRLLSDATVEKDESHAGKVVLRSWYEKNKHIFPASRWEPYDPEKKWDKYTIR, via the coding sequence ATGGCTCAGTACAAGGGCGCCGCGAGCGAGGCGGGCCGCGCCATGCACCTGATGAAGAAGCGGGAGAAGCAGCGCGAGCAAATGGAGCAGATGAAGCAGCGGATCGCCGAGGAGAACATAATGAAATCCAACATTGACAAGAAGTTCTCTGCGCACTACGATGCCGTAGAGGCCGAGCTCAAGTCCAGCACCGTGGGACTGGTGACCCTGAATGACATGAAGGCCAAGCAGGAGGCACTGGTGAAGGAACGAGAGAAGCAGCTGGCCAAGAAGGAGCAGTCGAAGGAGCTGCAGCTGAAGCTGGAGAAGCTGCGGGAGAAGGAGCGCAAAAAGGAGGCCAAGCGGAAGATCTCCTGCCTGTCCTTCACTGTGGgtgaagaggaggaggtgagcgaggagcaggaggaggtggcccTGGATGAGGAGGAGCTGGAAAGGGAAGAGATCGCCACAAAGAAGAGGAAATTGGGGAAGAACCCAGATGTGGACACAAGCTTTTTGCCTGACCGCGACCGCGAGGAAGAGGAGAATCGGCTCCGGGAAGAGCTGCGGCAGGAGTGGGAAGCCAAGCAGGAGAAGATCAAGAGTGAGGAGATTGAAATCACCTTCAGTTACTGGGATGGCTCCGGGCACCGCCGGACAGTCAAGATGAAAAAAGGCAACACCATGCAGCAGTTCCTGCAGAAGGCGCTGGAGATCCTGCGCAAAGACTTCAGCGAGctcaggtcagcaggggtggaGCAGCTCATGTACATCAAGGAGGACCTAATCATaccccaccaccacagcttctACGATTTCATCGTCACCAAGGCCCGAGGGAAGAGTGGCCCACTCTTTAATTTCGACGTTCATGATGATGTGCGGCTGCTCAGTGACGCCACTGTGGAGAAGGACGAGTCACATGCAGGCAAGGTGGTGCTAAGGAGCTGGTACGAGAAGAACAAGCACATCTTCCCCGCCAGCCGCTGGGAACCCTACGACCCCGAGAAGAAGTGGGACAAGTACACGATCCGGTGA
- the LOC114232647 gene encoding protein mono-ADP-ribosyltransferase PARP3-like: MDHKPPVQCEGPDKKEQQGTEEDSFRSTAEALRAAPTEKHTVRVDDLCPLSCNPGTQVYQDYDCTLNQTNIGKNNNKFYIIQLLEDGGRFACWNRWGRVGNNGQHKLSSFPSLEDAKKDFEKKFWEKTKNRWADREHFVAQPAKYTLIDVRGKDDIEEIVEKVQTLPAQVRTMAQPVRPCSLDAATRRLITNIFSKDMFMNLDVKKMPLGKLSEKQIKRGFKALEALEVVLTGPADVAGGRSLEDLSSDFYTVIPHNFGRRSPPPPISSLELLQAKKDMLQVLEDMELTQTLQAAPKEEKEVEEVPHPLDRDYQLLRCQLQLLDPEAPEYKVIHTYLKQTCGSYRSPELRHVWKVNRDGEGDRFQAHSTLGNHRLLWHSTKVAVMAAILTSGLRIMLHSGGRVGKGIYFASENSKSACYVTTVSCGAHRIAYMFLAEVALGREHHITADEPGLKQPPPGFDSVIGRGRTEPDPTQDTELELDGQRVAVPQGRPTPCPEFSHSSFSQSEYCIYQESQCRLRYLLEVGL; the protein is encoded by the exons ATGGATCACAAGCCCCCTGTGCAGTGTGAGGGCCCTGACAAGAAGGAACAGCAGGGGACAGAGGAGGACAGCTTCCGCTCCACTGCGGAGGCCCTCAGGGCCGCGCCCACAGAGAAGCACACAGTCCGCGTGGACGACTTGTGTCCTCTCAGCTGCAACCCTGGGACCCAG GTGTACCAGGACTACGACTGCACCCTGAACCAGACCAACATCGGGAAGAATAACAACAAGTTCTACATCATCCAGCTGCTGGAGGACGGCGGGCGCTTCGCCTGCTGGAACCGCTGGGGCCGCGTG GGAAATAATGGCCAGCACAAGCTCAGCTCCTTCCCGTCCCTGGAGGATGCAAAGAAGGACTTCGAGAAGAAATTTTGGGAGAAGACCAAGAACCGCTGGGCGGATCGGGAGCACTTCGTGGCCCAACCGGCCAAGTACACGCTCATCGACGTGCGAGGCAAAGACGACATCGAGGAGATTGTGGAGAAG GTGCAGaccctccctgcccaggtgaggaCCATGGCTCAGCCCGTGCGGCCCTGCTCCCTGGACGCCGCCACACGGCGGCTCATCACCAACATCTTCAGCAAGGACATGTTCATGAACCTGG acGTGAAGAAGATGCCCCTGGGGAAGCTGAGCGAGAAGCAGATCAAGCGGGGCTTCAAGGCCCTGGAGGCCCTGGAGGTGGTCCTGACAGGCCCCGCGGACGTGGCCGGCGGCCGCAGCCTGGAGGACCTGTCCTCCGACTTCTACACCGTCATTCCCCACAACTTCGGCCGCCGCAGCCCGCCCCCGCCCATCAGCTCCCTGGAGCTCCTGCAGGCCAAGAAGGACATGCTGCAG GTGCTGGAGGACATGGAGCTGACCCAGACCCTGCAGGCAGCCcccaaggaggagaaggaggtggaggaggtgccGCACCCCCTGGACCGAGACTACCAGCTCCTCAGGTGCCAGCTCCAGCTGCTGGACCCAGAGGCGCCTGAGTACAAG gTGATCCACACCTACTTGAAGCAGACCTGCGGCAGCTACAGGAGCCCGGAGCTACGGCACGTTTGGAAAGTGAACCGAGACGGGGAG ggagaCAGGTTCCAGGCCCACTCCACGCTGGGCAACCACAGGCTGCTGTGGCACAGCACCAAGGTGGCCGTGATGGCCGCCATCCTCACCAGCGGGCTCCGCATCATGCTGCACTCCGGCGGCCGCGTGGGCAAGGGCATCTACTTCGCCTCGGAGAACAGCAAGTCGGCCTGCTACG TTACCACCGTGTCGTGTGGGGCCCACCGCATCGCCTACATGTTCCTGGCGGAGGTGGCCTTGGGCAGGGAGCACCACATCACGGCTGACGAGCCCGGCTTGAAGCAGCCACCCCCCGGCTTCGACAGCGTCATCGGCCGAGGCCGCACGGAGCCTG ATCCCACCCAGGACACGGAGCTGGAGCTGGACGGCCAGAGAGTGGCAGTGCCCCAGGGCCGGCCCACGCCCTGCCCCGAGTTCAGCCATTCCTCCTTCTCCCAGAGCGAGTACTGCATCTACCAGGAGAGCCAGTGCCGCCTGCGGTACCTGCTGGAGGTGGGCCTCTGA